The sequence TGACATAATGACATAAGCATTTGATGCAACCACCTCAGAACATTTTAGGCACATGGACACAGAAATGTTGTGAGGCGGCTGTTGATTCACCAACCCCAGTCCATTTTTCAGTTCTGGTGAAACAGGGGAGTTCAGCTGTAATCAGTAAAACTTTCCTTTTTAAGCCTGTTTGACAGTTCTGTAAGAAATCCCACCATATTTAGTCTAGCAACATAGAATGACTTGTGTATAAATTCACCCTACAGTTAGGGTTAAACCAGCCCAGTGTATTGGTACTATACTCATTTTTCTCTTGCAGTGGCATAGAATGCCCACCACTCAGGAGACAGATGGTTTCCAGGTTAAAAGACCCGGCGATGTGAATGTTAAATGCACCCTACTGCTCATGCTCGACCACCAGGTATGTGTgcatacacccacacacgcgCTTTCTCAACCAGCTTATCACCAACAGTTGTATCCCTGGGACTTGGTCAGACCACTTTCCACTAACGTTGTCTTTGCCCCAATGCTTTTCCTCAGCCCCCTCAGTACAAACTGGACCCACGGCTGGCTCGTCTGCTgggtgtgcacacacaaacgcgGGCCAGCATCATGCAAGCTCTCTGGCTCTATATCAagaacaacaagctgcaggattgtCATGAGAAGGAGTACATCAACTGCAACCGCTATTTCAGACAAGTAATGGAATAGTTTTGAGTGGACACCAAGTGAAAAAATGCTAGCTTTGCACTTCATCATTGTGCATCTGTATTATAGCATATGAGCATGTCAGACATAATCTGTTCTCTAACCACATGCTTTTCAGATCTTCGGCTGTCCTCGCATGAGGTTCTCTGAGATTCCCATGAAACTGGCGGGCCTGCTGCAGCACCCTGACCCCATCATTATCAATCACATCATTAGGTAGGGGAGTGTGGATCATTaaccctctctctgtgtttgttcatgtgttaGGTGGGCTTGTTCACCCAGAATTGCCAGTATTGTCAAGATCTCATTATTAGAAAAACatgaaagtttatttttcctgtaaatCTGGAATCCTCCAAAGTATTTCCATAGATTCAGATACTATACTACACTCCAACCTGAATTCTTTCTCGCTGTCTTTGTGTCGTCTCTGAGTAGTGTGGACCCCACAgatcaaaagaaaacagcttgtTATGACATTGATGTGGAGGTGGACGACCCACTGAAGGGCCAAATGAACAGCTTCTTGTCCTCTACAACCAACCAACAAGAAATTGCTGCACTGGAGATGAAGGTAAGGCCTACAAGTCAGTCATTGATACCTGCACCTCACAGGCATGTTCAGGAGAATTGTAATATAAGGAAAAAAATGGTTGCTAAAAGAGCGCTATCAAATGATGCGCTGGTTGTGTTTACAACAGATCCATGAGACGATTGAGTACATTAATCAGCTGAAGACCGAGAGAGACTTCATGCTGAGCTTCAGCAATAATCCACAGGAGTTCATCCAGGACTGGCTCAAGTCTCAGAGCAGAGATCTGAAGGTAAACATCTGCTCCTAACGCTAACCACATGTGCCATTGTCTCTGCAGGAGTCCATACAGAATGCCCTTTATTTTACGTGTAGCGTTGTTTGATGAGTCCACCAGCACCATGTGTTTGGCAACAAATGTGGCATCACTTTCCTCATGTTCATGTAAACAATCTCTAAAATTcaactgttttgtgtgtaatgGTAATATGTTTCCAGTTCATCTGGCAAATTAACAGTTGACCAGGACCATAATTCCCTGCACCTATTGCTCACATAGGCTTCTTTAGCGCAGAGGGCCAACACAAACTGAATGAGCAAACATATTAAAACAGAGCTTCAGTAGTCAGACTAAAGCAAAATCAACATTTAGCCAATTTTACAGCATTGTTTGCCCAAGTTAAAGGAATTCAGTGGCTGGATAAAGGTCAGTGCTGTTAAAGTGTATAAATTTATCTTTTTAGATGGTATATTTGAAATATACATATATCTTTATTTGTGACATTGTGGTACCTGTTTGAtaataaatttctttttttatcagttGATGACAGATGTGACTGGAAacccagaggaggagagaaggactGAGTTCTACCAGGCGCCCTGGTTACCAGAGGCAGTGGGCAGATACGTTTACTCCAAAGTAAGGAATTACAGAGCCTAATGCAGTTAAACAATGTACATGCTTGATAAATGTGTTATTGTAAGAGTTCAGGAGATtgtcattagtttttatttGCACTAACACGCTACCTTCTTTGTTTCAGGTGCAACAGAGAAGACAAGAGTTGGAGCAGGTGCTGGGTATCCGACTCACCTAAAGACCAGCTTAGGTTTACACTTCAGATGTTAATGTCTTCTCAATTAAAATTGGAATCAGCTTGGAAAGACACAAGCTAATGTTGCAGCTTAAGCGTTCACTAAGCCATCCTCACTGACATGGTATGAGATACCAGCTTCTAAGTGGGATGCATATCTTTGTCGTTCCCATAGATaacaatttttaaaatcaaCAGTTAATGGGACCACGTAGGTTATTTACATGTCCTTAATAATATGTTTGCCTTACATTATATGTCATTTTGAGCCTGTTCAAATAATCTTTGCTATGTTTTgcaatatattttgtttatggtacaatatgttttaaaaattgTAAGTATCGGTGCTGTTTAGGTGTTTGTCACCATCACTTTGTGTCTTGTTTTGAAAGGGGCTCTGTTTACCTTCAAATTTTAAAGCCATAACCTTTAGATAGGAGCCATAACCTTTAGATAGGAACAATACCAGGTGTCTGGTAACATCTCAATAAACATGGTAGAATTAAGCATTTCATTCCAAAATATAGACAgaattacatttataaaatgttgtttttatccTCAAAGAACAGAAGAATTCTTAAGATGTCTAATGACTTAGACAAGAAGCTTTTGATGCCAATAAAAACTTAACAGGTTTTTGAGCTGTGTTGTATTGATGGGTATACGATTTGAATTGAAACATTTCTTTACTATATAAGAAACCAGGATTTCCAGGACAGCTCTACTCTGGGAAGAGATCTAGCTCCTTGTTTGTGCATGGACACAAATCTCTGTCCAGCTGTAATTCAGCATTTTATTCTGTACTTCTTGAATGTTTACATGGTGTTTTCGTTTGTTATTGGGGTTTTTCATTGTCTTAAAGGCAGGAAGGGGAACTGTGGCAGGATCTTTGGGTTGAAGGGTTTTTCCTGTAAGATCCATACCTCCCAAGAAGGTTAACTGGTGTTAATAATAATAGGAATGCAGTTGTACTGTGTCAACTAGGCATGTGCACCAAATTGTTGTTTACAGCAGTATGAGAAGATCACCAGAATTTCTTGAAACATTCCATGTTAGCAGATATCACTGTGCCAAAATTTGTTTTGTGAAGAAGGCACTTAGAATTTgagaaatgttgtgtgtacaaatgtttttttttttgttttgtttttttttgtacagccTCTTTGTAAAAACGTTTGCATGTTGTGTACCAATCAAAGACTTTTATCTTTTATACAtttggagtcttttttttttttttttttttttttacaataaaatatgctTACAAATGAATGTTCTATTGTTCTTTGTAGGGTCTAAAGCCTATTTTGGAATTAGATGTAtataggtttttaaaaaaaaactcatatcactgattttttttttttttgtttccaggttTGCCCAATGCTACAGCTGAAAATTGCCTTTAAAAAAGCACTAAGATTAGATTGTACTGTAACatagtatctttttttttatcacctttttgtaattattttcatattattttttattattatttaagatTCAGGCCTCTCCTCAGGCTGTACAGTGAAAGAACTGAAGTTATGCCTTGAGTGTACATGTCAGTGCTGGTCGAAGAGCTCAGGTGCTCCTCAGAGCAGTAGCTTCAACAGGTATGGCAGGTTTACCCATCTGAAAGAGCTAGGACCACACCTCAAATAACGGCAAGCACGTCCAACACTCTTCACAGACCTGAGTCTCAGCTCGTAAAGTGACACAAAGCAAAGATGTGTCAAAAAGTCACGGCTGAAATCAATTTGTTGATAAATggtacatgtgtctgtgtgagtgaattATGCTTTGAAACTCAATAAGGTCACGCTAGGTTAGCTGTAAGGTATTACAAGAGCTGCGTGGTAGGGATTTTGCGAGCCAAAGCAACTCCTGTTTCACGGCCGGggatgaaaaacaaagtgtaattCCTAAAACAGGACTGTAGGCGGCGATGTGTGCATTTACTTTAGTAATTAACGCTCGACCGGATGCTCCTGCTCTCAAGCGGATGCAGAAATTTTCAAGATGGAGGTGGACGGGATTGATCAGGtaggtgttttttctttctcccgtTTTGTTGGTTTAACTGGCGTAATATCAAGGAAACGCTTTAATTGTGCATTAGtcgaatgttttttttaaagcagtcgTGAGACGAGAGTGGTCGTGCGGCTGTGTTGTGAATATTGAAATGTCCGTTCATTTAAAAGAGTGAATGAGTAGTATGCAGCCGGTTTGCTGTCTCATTGTAGCTAACCCCTGCTACAGAACTAGCCGAGGCTCACTGTCAGTTATACGTGTAGTTAGCTAGAGTTAGCTTCTCTGAGTGGCTGGTAGCAGCATGTCGACAACTATGTCCTCTGTTTTTGTACGTTCATAATACACAACGGGTGCTAAATATTTCACATAATGCAACTTAAGAATAATCGCCAGACGTTGTTTCGTCTATGTCTATTCGTTAACCAATGTTAACCGAGGTCAACATTGGTCAGCAGATAAACTAGCGGAGTAACTACGGAAAGTCAGATCATGTTAACTTTGTTATTATTGCTATTGTTGCACAACTTCTTCAGAATAACGAAACTTGGCTGCCTTTAAATCATTTTGATTGTGTCAGCAGTTTAGCACTACAATCCAGGCTT comes from Toxotes jaculatrix isolate fToxJac2 chromosome 21, fToxJac2.pri, whole genome shotgun sequence and encodes:
- the smarcd2 gene encoding SWI/SNF-related matrix-associated actin-dependent regulator of chromatin subfamily D member 2, yielding MASRAGFTGPPMNPNVNPMNVGHSAGMRMPGMPQPPVGYPRSMNTAPQYLQRPGMPPNRVGGPMGSMGGQMPGPSYGGGNIPMRPGMGPPSMDASRKRFLHQHQQQQQEALGGGLRRGAKRRKMADKVLPQRIRDLVPESQAYMDLLAFERKLDQTIARKRMEIQEAIKKPIMQKRKLRIYISNTYTPSKPEGEEAEKVSSWELRVEGKLLEEPGKQKRKFSSFFKSLVIELDKELYGPDNHLVEWHRMPTTQETDGFQVKRPGDVNVKCTLLLMLDHQPPQYKLDPRLARLLGVHTQTRASIMQALWLYIKNNKLQDCHEKEYINCNRYFRQIFGCPRMRFSEIPMKLAGLLQHPDPIIINHIISVDPTDQKKTACYDIDVEVDDPLKGQMNSFLSSTTNQQEIAALEMKIHETIEYINQLKTERDFMLSFSNNPQEFIQDWLKSQSRDLKLMTDVTGNPEEERRTEFYQAPWLPEAVGRYVYSKVQQRRQELEQVLGIRLT